tttttttttttaatcgctccCCTTGGTTAGTACAAAGGCGCCAAGAAATTGACACGGCTCCACTTGTGCTCAGTGAGGGAGCGGCCGCTGCCCCGCTCCGCCCCTAGCTACGCTACTGTCTGTCAGGTGCCCCCACCCGCCCAGTGAACTTCAAGTCCCTTGTCCGGTGTGTCATTGCTTGGTTACAGCCCATCTGCAGTTCAGACTGGGGGCACTGGTCCCCCTGATAAGCCCACCACCCAAGGGGCAGCTTATTGTTCTAGGACACTTCCATTTGAATGGAAGACCATCCAGGTTAGTGACTTTTGATTGCTTTCTTGTTAACCCACCGCTAGTGGGCAAGGTCTCTACTAATACCTTCTAGATATCCCGTCCCAATATGATGGAGGGTAAAAGGCAAAAGCGAAGGTGCAGTAAAATTGCAATCTAGATGGAGTTTGCAGACTGATACAGACATACACATGCTAACCCTGTATCCATTACAAGTTCTCCTCCCACAACCTGAGACCAATCAGAGTTGGCCTTATAGCCTGCGAGATCCTAGAACTGAGTGTGGGGAAGACTAGGCAGTATTTTCTCTCCTCTAGACCCTCAGTAGGGGGAAGATAGTTGACCTGTAGCTTGGCAACATGGCACCGTAGATCAGTGAGTGGAGAGGAAACACATGCTCTTGCTTTCATTGCTTGTGATGATGGCTAGTCCTGCATTGAATCCTTTGAGTGGTGACCTTATCAGACCCCAGGAGAGTTCCTATTCAGTTCTCTGCTGTCCCCTTCGATAAGACTTTGCCTGCTGACTGGGCTGAGCAGGTCTTGAGGCCTCGCCTTATCTTTCCTCACTATCTTTATCTTTTCTTCCGGTCCTCGCAGATCTATGTGAAGCAGCAGGACCGTGTCGTTGGCATCACTCAGGATGTGCAGGTGGCCAAGATGAGCCTGATAGACCTCGCAGGCTCGGAGCGAGCATCAACCACCAACACAAAGGGAGAGCGGCTCCGAGAGGGCGCCAACATCAACCGTTCACTGCTGGCCCTGATTAACGTCATCAACGCCCTGGCTGATGCAAAGGTAACGCCTCGATCCACCCTTACACCACCAAAGGGCAGGGGGCGTTAAAAGGACACTTGACATAAGGTATTTCCTTGTCTGATAAACCTAAGGAGCTCTCTGCTGCAGGATATTGGCACATCTAGCTCAGGAAGACTTCGTGGGATTAGGAACAGTCTCTGACATTAACTGTGGTAAAACAGGGTTGGATCAACTGCCTCTTCAGGCACTTGCTTCCTCGCCTGGGTTTATGGGAATGAGTCTGAGAATTAGGATATTAGCATTCGAGGATTCTTAGAGATACCTGACAGCTGAGGTGAGTCCCCTGATCTCTCCAAACAGAGCAGGAAGTCCCACATCCCATACAGGGACAGTAAGCTCACACGCCTGCTGAAGGATTCTCTTGGGGGCAACTGCCGGACCATCATGATTGCTGCCATCAGCCCGTCTGCACTCGCCTATGAGGACACCTACAACACACTCAAGTATGCCAATCGGGCCAAGGAGATCAAGCTGTCGGTGAGTCCCGCACATCTGTGTACAGACCTCTCTCTGTACAGTGCCACTCTGTTGAGAGGCTGTTGGCAAGTGGGCGGGGGCAAAAGCTGGCTCCATGAGCTTCATAACCTACCATAGTGCCTCTGGATAATTAAAGGGCTCTTAGCTCAGTTAACCCACTAGTAGACATTTGGATCTCTGAACTATCCAGTCCTCGTATCTGTGCCTGCTCTGGGAACAAgcacagctggagctgcagctcagTCTGGAGGAGATGTGAGCATTGGCTGAAGCCAAGCATCACTTCATGGACGGGCATTAGTGACCATGAAAGGGAGCTTCTCCTTTCAGAATTGTCCCTTAATGGTGTTCCCTGCATTGCAGGGGTATCCCAGTTGCTCTGCTTAAACTAACTCATAGAGGGACTGGGACTCAGCAACAGGACCCACTGGCCTCTCAGTTCTCTCCACAGACCAGGGCTattctgcctctgtttctttaaccctctctccttccccgccccctttCCACCCTGCAGCTGAAGAGTAACGTGCTGAGCCTGGACTGCCACATCACTAAATATGCAGCTATCTGTGAACAGCTGAAAGCAGAGGTGAGATGCCTTGCAGGGGGCTGGAGAGCAGTTCTGTCCGTAGCCCTTGCCAGAGACCAGCACTGCTCTGGAACTATAAGTACCATGAGTTCTGTGATGAGCTCGTGGTATTGGCTGTGCAGCCGGAGAACTGCTTAGCCCAGTCAGTGGGCAGTGTCTTATGTTAAGGAAGAGCAGAGGACTGGAATGGACTTTTCTGGGGCTGCAATGAGAGCTCTGCTGCTGGACATATGCAGGGGCCTAGGTATTCTGGGATCCTGCAGCACTTCCTCTAGGACCCAGTAATGAGTCACTCTCTGCCTTGTTTGTGAAGAGAGGTGAATGGCATGTAAGTGCTGTAGCCCTCCCTGCCTGAATCTGCAGCAGGACAGCCAGAACCAATGGC
The sequence above is drawn from the Chelonoidis abingdonii isolate Lonesome George unplaced genomic scaffold, CheloAbing_2.0 scaffold2462, whole genome shotgun sequence genome and encodes:
- the LOC116816223 gene encoding kinesin-like protein KIF18B, producing the protein IYVKQQDRVVGITQDVQVAKMSLIDLAGSERASTTNTKGERLREGANINRSLLALINVINALADAKSRKSHIPYRDSKLTRLLKDSLGGNCRTIMIAAISPSALAYEDTYNTLKYANRAKEIKLSLKSNVLSLDCHITKYAAICEQLKAE